The proteins below are encoded in one region of Dioscorea cayenensis subsp. rotundata cultivar TDr96_F1 chromosome 18, TDr96_F1_v2_PseudoChromosome.rev07_lg8_w22 25.fasta, whole genome shotgun sequence:
- the LOC120281732 gene encoding uncharacterized protein LOC120281732, with protein MALEWVVLGYAAAAEAIMLLLITLPILGALRKGLIAVVRSALRPMLSIVPFCLFLLMDIYWKYETRPTCDQEHACTPTEHLRHQKSIMKSQRNALLIASALVLYWLLFAVTNLVVKVEQLNQRIEKLKRED; from the coding sequence ATGGCGCTGGAGTGGGTGGTGCTCGGCTATGCCGCGGCGGCGGAGGCGATTATGCTCCTCCTCATCACCCTCCCCATCCTCGGCGCTCTTCGCAAGGGCTTGATCGCCGTCGTCCGTTCTGCTCTCAGGCCGATGCTCTCAATCGTCCCCTTCTGCCTCTTCTTGCTCATGGATATCTACTGGAAGTACGAGACCCGGCCGACGTGCGATCAGGAGCACGCCTGCACGCCGACCGAGCACCTGCGGCACCAGAAATCGATCATGAAGAGCCAGCGCAACGCTCTTCTCATCGCCTCCGCCCTCGTCCTCTACTGGCTCCTCTTCGCCGTCACCAACCTTGTTGTCAAGGTCGAGCAGCTCAATCAGCGGATCGAGAAGCTCAAACGGGAGGACTGA